The following nucleotide sequence is from Natronosalvus caseinilyticus.
CACCGCGGCGACGATGGCCGACGTCGACGTCGCGAACTACCCGTTCACAACGATCGACGCCAATCGCGGGGTCAGTTACGTCCGCACCGAGTGCCCCTGTCTCGAGCGTGAGGAACGCTGCGGGAACGAGAACTGCCACGACGGCAAGCGCTACGTCCCCATCGAACTGCTCGACGTTGCGGGACTCGTTCCCGGAGCCCATGAGGGGAAGGGCCTGGGCAACCAGTTCCTCGACGAACTGACCAACGCCGACGTGATCGTCAACGTGATCGACGCCTCCGGCGGGACCAACGAGAAGGGCGAACCCGTCGACATCGGGAGCCACGACCCGCTCGAGGACATCGACTTCGTCGAGACGGAGATGGATATGTGGCTCGCCGGCATCGTCGAGCGTAACTGGGAGAGTGTCGAGCGCAAGTCCCGCTCGCCCGACTTCGACTTAGACGAGGTGCTGGGGGACATGATGTCGGGCTTCGGCGCCTCGCCCACCGACATCGCCCGGATTCTGCGCGAACTCGAGTACCCCGCTGACCCGATCCAGTGGACCGACGACGACCGCGAGGCGCTCGCGACCGAGATCCGCCAGCGGACCAAGCCGATCGTCGTCGCGGCGAACAAGATCGACGTCGCGCCCGAGGAGAACGTCGACCGTCTGCTCGACCTCGACAAACCCGTGATCCCGACGTCGGCGGAGGGCGAGCGCGCGCTCCGGAACGCGGCCGAGGGCGGGCTGATCGATTACGACCCGGGAGACGACGACTTCGAGATCACCGGCGACGTCAGCGACGCCCAGCGCGAGGCCCTCGAGGGGCTCCAGGAGACGATGGCCCGCTGGGACGGTACGGGCGTCCAGGCCGCGTTAGACTACGCGGTCTACGAGTTGCTCGAGCACCTCACCGCCTACCCGGTTCAGGACGCCACGAAGTGGTCCGATGGGAGCGGGAACGTGCTCCCCGACGCGTTCCTCCTGGCGCAGGGATCGACGCCGGTCGACCTGGCGTACGCGGTCCACTCGGACATCGGCGACGGCTACCTCCACGCGGTCGACGCCCGCAGCTCGAGAGAGATCAGCGACAGTTACGACCTCGAGGAGGGCGACGTGATCAAGATCGTCAGTACGAACTGAGAACGCGGGAGTCGTACGCGTTACTCGTTTTCGAGCGCGTCGTAGAACTCTCGATTCGCGTCCCGGTCTGCCGCTGCCACTCGCTGGACGAGTTCTCGTCGGATGTCCTCCATCACTTCATCGAGCGGGGAACCGGACTCCGAACCTTCCTCGGTCGCCATATGTGGCGTATCGTTCCGGCTGCGGTTAATCGTTCGGGTTAGACGAGTCACCGGTTAGTTCGTCTATTCCATACCGGATGAGATCAGCACGCCATTGTTCAATCTCGTTTTCGAGGTTGATCTCGTCAGTGTTCGACCGCAGGTATTCGATGGTTTTTGCTTCGTCGACGGTCGTCTGATCAGTTCCGAACCGCCTGAGAATCGTTCTAATTTCGTCGTCGTACTCGAACTGATATCCGTTGAGAAAGTAGAATACGACCGTAGTGTTGAGCGCAGTACGTTTGTTTGCGTCGACGAACGGATGATCGCTACCAGCAGTCGCAGAAGATGAAACGCCTTCTCGTGAATTGTCCTGGGTACCGTTCCGAAGTTACCGCTCTCGACGTAGTCCAGGGCAAACTCAATATCGCCACGATTGTGGACGCCAGCGTATGTGTTAGAATACTCTGACACGATGTCGTCGTGGATGGCGATAACGTCGTCGACTGACGGGTACCAGAGCGAGTCAGCCATTTAGGTCGCAGCCGGGGTAATCCTTGCTATCAACTTTGGCCAACCAATCCTTGAACTCTCTACGACCACATCGCTAATTAGACTGCGTTTATCCGTTGTGTACACTGTCTACACTCAGATGGACTAATCAAGCTCGTCTCACGGCGTCCTGATTGGTTGACGCCGTGACCCGTAGAAAACCCTGAGACGCACGTTATACGCGCTCGAGTCCTATATCGTGTGGTGAGCTAGCTATGAACACTGCGGCAGAGAACAAGGAGATCGTTCGCCGGTACTACGAGGAGGCCTTCAACGAGGGCCGAACCGACCTGCTCGAGGAGCTAATTGCCGAGAACGTCGTCAACCACGACCCGGTCTCGGACGAGACGCTCATGCCCGAGGAGGCCAGGGGGTTCGAGGGGTTCGTCCGCCACGTCGAGGCCGCCCACGAGGCGTTCGACGGCGCGACGGTGACGATCGAGGACATGGTCGCCGAGGACGACACGGTCGCGGTACGATTCACGTTCGCGGGGACTCACGAGGGGCCATTCGCGGGATTCGAGCCCACGGGCGAGCGACTCGAGGGATCGAACATGGTCTTCATGAGATTCGAGGACGGGATGATCGTCGAGCGCTGGGAGGAGTCGGACAGCCTGGATGCCCTCCGACAACTCGGCATCGTCTCCTCGCCAGAGGATCTGGAGCCGGCGCCGGTGTGAGTGTCCAACGTTCGATTTTTGCGCGACTCGGGTCCGGTAGTGCTCGAGCGCGTACCCGAACCTCAGTTCTGCTTCACCAGTACGGGCTGCTGAGCCACCGATCCGACCGCGCGCCCAGGACGAACAGTGCAAAGACG
It contains:
- a CDS encoding redox-regulated ATPase YchF → MLSIALAGKPNAGKSTFYTAATMADVDVANYPFTTIDANRGVSYVRTECPCLEREERCGNENCHDGKRYVPIELLDVAGLVPGAHEGKGLGNQFLDELTNADVIVNVIDASGGTNEKGEPVDIGSHDPLEDIDFVETEMDMWLAGIVERNWESVERKSRSPDFDLDEVLGDMMSGFGASPTDIARILRELEYPADPIQWTDDDREALATEIRQRTKPIVVAANKIDVAPEENVDRLLDLDKPVIPTSAEGERALRNAAEGGLIDYDPGDDDFEITGDVSDAQREALEGLQETMARWDGTGVQAALDYAVYELLEHLTAYPVQDATKWSDGSGNVLPDAFLLAQGSTPVDLAYAVHSDIGDGYLHAVDARSSREISDSYDLEEGDVIKIVSTN
- a CDS encoding ester cyclase, which gives rise to MNTAAENKEIVRRYYEEAFNEGRTDLLEELIAENVVNHDPVSDETLMPEEARGFEGFVRHVEAAHEAFDGATVTIEDMVAEDDTVAVRFTFAGTHEGPFAGFEPTGERLEGSNMVFMRFEDGMIVERWEESDSLDALRQLGIVSSPEDLEPAPV